One window of the SAR202 cluster bacterium genome contains the following:
- the cofE gene encoding coenzyme F420-0:L-glutamate ligase yields the protein MATPRRVEFIGIGGLPEIVAGDPITEMVVRRAAAQGTPLAENDILVVTQKVVSKSEGRMFALSSVTPSPQAADLAGRTRRDPRLVELILRESAAIVRVDETRGIIITETRHGFVCANSGIDSSNVPGEETVCLLPVDPDASARAIREDVCRLSGLESVAVVITDTFGRAWREGHVNFAIGVAGMDPFNDYRGAADALGKSLKVTRIAVADEVAAASELVMAKSDGVPAAIARGVPFRHADGSARGLLRDRTHDLFR from the coding sequence ATGGCAACTCCTCGCCGCGTTGAGTTCATTGGCATAGGCGGCCTGCCCGAAATCGTCGCCGGCGACCCGATCACCGAGATGGTGGTCCGCCGCGCCGCTGCACAGGGCACTCCGCTCGCCGAGAACGACATCCTGGTGGTTACCCAGAAGGTGGTCTCCAAGTCTGAAGGGCGCATGTTTGCGCTCAGCAGCGTCACGCCGTCGCCGCAGGCCGCGGACCTCGCCGGGCGTACGCGCCGGGACCCCCGCCTGGTGGAGCTTATCCTGCGGGAAAGCGCCGCTATTGTGAGGGTGGACGAGACGCGCGGGATTATCATCACGGAAACGCGGCACGGCTTCGTGTGCGCAAACTCGGGCATCGACTCGTCGAATGTACCCGGTGAAGAGACTGTGTGCCTTTTACCCGTGGACCCGGACGCATCGGCGCGAGCGATAAGGGAAGACGTTTGCCGGCTGTCTGGGCTGGAAAGCGTGGCGGTAGTGATCACGGACACGTTCGGTCGCGCGTGGCGAGAGGGCCACGTGAACTTCGCCATTGGGGTCGCCGGCATGGACCCGTTCAACGACTACCGCGGCGCAGCGGATGCGTTGGGGAAATCCCTCAAGGTGACGCGAATTGCCGTTGCCGACGAGGTAGCGGCCGCTTCAGAGCTGGTGATGGCCAAGTCGGACGGCGTGCCGGCGGCGATAGCGCGGGGTGTCCCGTTTCGACACGCGGACGGGAGCGCCAGAGGGCTCCTTCGGGACCGCACGCACGACCTGTTCCGGTAG